A window of Salvia splendens isolate huo1 chromosome 8, SspV2, whole genome shotgun sequence genomic DNA:
CAAAGCTTTTCTGTCAATCTTCCCAGTCTCACCCACATCAATCATCGGAAATACAATGTCAACCTCTTCCTTAATCATAAATCTCCTCATATCATATTCGTCAATGTACCTGTATTATAATGAAAACGTGAAGATATATAAACACTGATGGTGCAGGCACAATTCTAAAGCATGAATTTCTTACGTGCAACCAGGCTGAGCAACATTTCTGAAAATGTGATATGCAGCAGCAATTGCCTCCTCCTCGTTTGTTATTTCCTTGTCGGTTTGTTCATTGCCCTCATTATAGACACTTTCATCTAGAGTATTAGAAATTGTGGCGAGCCCTGAATTAGATATAACATCAACTAACATCTTCATGGTCCAGGCAGAGACCTTTTCCTGCTTCATCTGATGCAGCTTATTGATATCAATCACCTCTTTCTCCTTCTTTTCCCTGCCTTCCTTATCTTTCTTCGTGACACGGAAACTAAAATGACTTACATTACTGCTTGATCTCCCCAACATTTGTTCCGCCTCCATGACTGGCTTGCCAGAAAGTGAAAATAGTATGTACTGGTGAAAGATTGATTCCTGAATCCTGTTGAAGAATGTGTTCACATGGAACGAAGACGCCAAGATCTTTAGCAACAAATTCTTCAATGGCCACAAGAACAAACCAATAAGCAACGAAGCAATAGTCCAAGTTATAAGATCCAGAATCTTGGCAGTAGCATGTGATGACTTATCCACCCCTTCCCGGAACAGCAGAGCCCAAGTGATAAGCACCAAAGCCAACCATAGGCAAACTTGAACAATCTTCTTCAGGCCAAAAACGAAATACAATACCTTTTTCAGCAAATAATTTAGCTCAatcaacaaaacaacaaaattcaTCAGCCATTCAGTAAACAACATGCCACTAAAGGTTACCATAACAAGCGCAAACCACTTCCAAAGACATAATCTCCAGAGCATCATGTTTCGAAACCTATGAACAGTCAAACTTGTAATCAAACAGCCaagaataaaaagaaatatCAACCACTCAACCAAAACCTTGGCTTTCACTTTCCTATACTTTAGCTTCTTCCTGCTGCTAACCCTCTTatatatttcctcatcctcatcGAGTCCCCTAAAGGAATTCATAAGTGGGGTTTTGGGAGTTACTGGCACGGTCCTATCCCTTACGCTAGCACTACCAGCATCCGCCTTCACATGATTAGGCGAagcaccccccccccccccccgactGTGAACCACATTCACTTCCGGCCCACTCTCATCAAACATCTTACCATCAAGAGACACGGATTGGTCACCAAATCGAGCTTTTGGCTTAGAATAAACAGACCTGGATAAAGATCTTCGGCTAGTGAGACCCTCAGCTGTGGGGATCTTGGGAGGCTTACTAGCACTAATCCTCACAGCTTCAGGTGAGGCGTAACTCATCGGTGGTGACTTTTGAGCACTAAGTGCCGAAGCATTGGGTTCTCTAAGAGGTGATGCTCCGGAAAAGTTAGGTTTTGCATCTTCAGAAACGTCAATTATCATATCACCCGTCATATTCTGATTCCCAATCATGCTAATTTCTACGGTACCTTTTCGAGCCCTATCATTTCCATCCATAGTTTGAAAACCTGCCAGTAAAAACAGGGGAAAACATACGACAGAGCAGAATGAGAATGAGAAGACAATAAGCCATTTTCCACTAGTAAATTCTAGCTACCATAATACTTAGAAGAGAAACCCTACGTCTAAGCTGCCAAAacctaattaatttaaaaactaGAAAGCACTTCATACTAAAAAGTAGCAGGATCTGTTACCAGAGAAATAATTTGTCGGCGGCAGTATTTCGCAAACGAGATCAACTACAAATTTCATCTTCACATGCCTCTGAGTATGTGTTTGCGGGAGGGAGAGAGTTCAGCAAACAGATAGATAGTAAGTccaagtgtgtgtgtgaaagagaCAGCGAGCAGTTGAAGAAAGATGCAGAAAGCTGACGGAGAAGAAGAAATATTTGAATAACAAATTCTATGCTAACATTGGAATTCAAATTCCTTACTTTCACTAGCTTACTTCGTCTATCAACACAAGTGCTAGAGCATCCACGCCGCTCGTCCACTATTACAACCGGCGAGCGGTCGAAGGACGAGCCAAAGACGAGAGGTCGTCCGTCGGATAAGGCgttcgtccgctattgtgggttCCCGACGGATGATACCTTTTTTcgctttttttatttataaaaactctatatatacgacttgttgcacttcattttcatttgcaccacggACGAGCGACAAGCTaatgcatgtattatcatgcacaacatgattgtcgaaaataaaggcttaaaacaaaaaacatagaCCCCCGTTCGGCTATCGGCAAactatacagattcaaggcatactaacatgtactttgtttaaatcgttttttttaattgtactatgttaattttttttatttaataaaattattattgcactttcCCCTTCCGTATTCGTGTCAAAGTTTTAATTCCGTAATCgcgtatttgtgaattttattATTGTGCTTGTCCGCCGGGTTGTCCGCTATTGTGCAGTGACATGTCCTTATAACGTGGCAGAAGATATTTTTGGGATATCCTAGTGCTTGTCCGTCAGGATATCCGCCCTGCTGTGGATGCTATTAActaaagttcatattttttataatactataatactTGTGATATTTCTAAGTACACAAAAAAGTGAAGCCGACTATAGTATTATTCCTCTATAATTACAAAAGTGATAAAGTTACTCTTACTATTCAAGACAAAAACATGAAGAAGTAATCATTATTCGTGTACAAAAGAATTTATTCAGTACTAACTTTAATTAAGATGGGCGTTGCACTTATTTAATACTAGGAGTAATCCTTACTCCATTTTAGttggaatttaaatattttagcaTGATTTTGACATCCTAACCtttttagtgtgtgtgtgtgatttgatGGTGGGAATTTTGTTACTATATTGGAGTATTTACTTATCTAATAAGATATCCTGATATTACTGTTGTGAGTTGGCAACTACTGTATTAGATAAACTTTTAAGagtaatttaattaatcaaatactATACAAATTCTTGGCCGGCACTTTTGGATTTCCGCAAGAGATGATGATGTATGGCTAATTGGctatacttttttattttatttttattacacCATCTAATATGCTTTTTCCCATACAAAGATGCCCATGTATGTCTACCTCACAACTTTTCAacatgtatttttattttctggcCACCAATAATTAGTGAGCAAAAATACAGAGAAAAAGCGATTGTAATAACGCCAATTTCTCATAAAGGAAGGCATTTCCATTATAAAGTGGGATATACCATCCACTATTCTATaaagcaaaaaaataaaatcaaaagttGTTATAATTTGATATTGACTTGATTTCAAGGATATTATATTATAGAGGGATGGAAataatgtttttgtttttccttttttgaaaaaaataaatcattttttttcaaatttatacaTATTGATGAcatttgttctttttttttctcttcattttgttatttatgtGGGCTTGATTCTGTCGGATTTACTTAATTGACTAAAAGCCtaacaatttttttcttaatggGCTAAAATCTGAGTATtgcaaagataaattattttttgaccCAATAACAAAATAATCTCAGGAGAATTGGAGTAGTATATCAATAACTATATAAAAGTAATTCCTTATCACAATATTAGTATTATCCTAATTAAAGAGAACATTTATATTAAGAGAACTTTATTTATTTggtatattttcattttttccaaaATCAAACTGAACGAACCAAGTACTTCTTCGTAagcaaattaattaatgtaatatagatttatttttattgagaGATGCATCCCTCGTTGAATAATGATGAAGCTCAATGAATTGATTATAATTAAGGATGCCCCAAATAATTATCATGTTATTAATTAATTCGGTTCGAAGGCAGGCAGAACCTTCAcacaaatatttttaaattcgccaaattgaattaaattaatctcTTTGGCCATCCACGTACATGGGGACAGGATCAGTTACAAATCCACCACTAACAATCAATAATAAGTACTACATTGCATTGATAATTTATTTTGCTAATCATTTGatcatgttttcttttttactaaaaagattCCTTTTCCCTGCTTACCCTTTCAAAGtagtatagtactactattaattaaaaatattattactagtatttttctAATTAATAAGTAGTGTACTATTATATTCAAGCTATTTATAAATCATAATCACAAACATTTATGAGATTCATATAATTACACCTTAAAAGTGGGTTTACCGCGATGGTACCACAAagatatttaattcattttataatttcatatctcaatcttttttttttaattataaaataaatatttaattttttgtatgaCATGGTCCTATTTCTCATTACAGCATCTATGTTTGTACTTTCACATTTATTCAATTAGGTATAGCAATTATATCCGCTGTAATTGTTCGGACTTtaatttatatggagtattgatTTTCATTCTCGCCCATGTTTCTGATTCTGACGAGTCTCATTCAATGAAATTGTGTTACGACTACTATTATTTATGGATATCCTTTTTTGAGTTGATGGATATCTAATATTTTAAATGCTAGTCCATATttcgaaaaattaaattaagttttttttgtatttattgtAATAATTGAGACAATATAAGTGATCGATGAACAATTCGTACATTAAATTGAATCTTTTGCAATATCtgaatatagtagtactacatttTGAAATTGAACCTTGGAAATTgtaaacataattatttatgtAATGCAAATCACGACCCAAAAAAGAGAGCATTTACTTTAAAATTAAAGCAACGACAAACAAATCATCATATAACAATTTCATATGTACATAATATGTATTAATGTATATATGATTAAAATCATGAATTTGAGTTTTGCCAAAAAACTTGAAGTCCAACTTTAATGGTTATATGAATTATGAGCACATATTTGAGTAATTCAATCATGAATTTGCACAAACTGAAAAGCTACAAAAAGAAGCGCTAAAAAAAGCACTACAATTACATTAATTTCGCAATATATTCATTCATATACATAAATCCTACGCAAGAAAAACCAAACAAAATAAGGTTAAAAAGACATAAAATCGATTTGGATTATCGAAATAATCGGCGATTTTGATGGAAAAAAGTAGTTTCATACACCGGTAGCTCTTCACAAAGCCTATTCCTAATTCCAAACAAAGACGAGTGGTCGAGCTCGAACAAATCGGAGCTCGACTCACTAATGGCATCACCGTcactctcctcctcctcgtaaCGCGATTTATGAAAAGTGTAGTTTGTATTTTGAAATGCATTTGGCGGCAAGGGGGGCCTTCGGTGGGTCGCACGTGGCAAAGCGTCCCCATAATTGACGGTCGCACGTGTAAGGTCATTATTTACTATTTGAATCCCAGCGGTAAACTTGCTCGGCGATTTCGTCGTGTTCACCGGATGGCTCCGATCGCCGCGTTTGGACTTGTTCCGATTGAAGATGGAGGTGAGGAAGGTGGTGAGGCGCGCTCCGGGAGAGACGGGctgcttcatcttcttcagaTTGGAGTAGATTCTCATCGCcgtggatttggatttggatttggatttgagCAGATTGTGTGTGGATGCTGCTATGTTCCTCTCCTGCTCTTCGTACTCGTCGAAGAGATAGCGATCCTTTTCCCCATCGCCGGTGCGGATCGGTCTAGGGCAGTTGTCGCATCGgggacggcgacggcgacggaaTAGTGTTCTGTCGTTTTCGATCCATTTCTCGACGTTAGAAAGCGACGCCGTTTGGGGCTCTGGCTTGTCGTCGATGGAGCGGCAGATTTCGTCGaggagagatgaggagaatgaaGGAGTGTTGCGATGGGATTTCCGAATTTCTTGTTTCTCTCTTGAATACATTTTGATTTTGTCGTCGGAAACTATTACAGACAGAAATGAGGCGATTGAAATGATATAAAAGGGAGCCAAAACTAAATTCattaataaatgtataaaatttAAGCCAGCATTAATTTTGTTCAATACATAATGTCTGATTAATCATTCTAACTTATTTATTGCTAGGTTACAATTTCCAATTTTTGTGATATGGAAAACACATTTCAAATACTAATAAAGTTCCAATACATTTTGATTGATTTTAAGTTTAATCttggatgaatattttaattattttagctCGAGTATTATGCAAATAAATTTAGACTCAAATGTagtaaaacaaaaattaaaatattaaaacatttaaaaaattgGGTTTAATTTGCTATCACAGCTGAAGCCTGGGATTTAAATTGGGTCAAAATATAATGAACTTTCTTTAGTGAAACTAGAAACACTTAAATaatctttattattattattattatttattttattaagtcAAGCATTAAATAAGAAACTTGACTTTTTATTGGCCTTTAACTATTGATTATGATTTTGGAAGTAGCAATTTTAGTGGCAGGCAATTACGGCTTAATAATTGTTTTCAGGGCTAATGTTAAAAATTTCTTTTGAAACTTATTAATgactatatatataggaaaccaagaaatgaaataagtaattattaaaataaaataattaaatagtatTTGAGTATTAATCAAAAttcttaattattaatttatgttatgtgtatctattattttttttatgcgCAGTGATAATGTGACTGCAAACTTTTAATAatacttaaattaatatattttgaaacACTCAATATTTAAAGGCATGTGAAACGAATGTACGTGTTGTAGTCGGTTCCTcagaaatttaatatttcattgttTGGTGAATCAAATAATAAAGTTTTTTATCTAACAATTAATGTATTATTTGAATTCTTCAAATTTgagtaataatttattttaacgTTGAATTGTTCACCGCCAAAGTACTAATAACTACTAACTTAAGAGCTGCGCACATGCACGTAACTACCACatcaaattgaataataatatgctacaaatttattttattatttttaaagagATAAAAATAGTTTATCATTAATATTGGTTGATTTAAACTTTTAGGATTACGTTGAGATAAGTATAATTAATAGggaaaaatataatattcattttcaattttttaaattaggtTCGTTCCCTTCTGATTGAATAGTATGAATATCTATACTGAAATCTCTATAGTCTTTAATTGGAGGCAGACACCTCTATCATCATTAAATAAATtgtataattttgaaaaaatgtttCTTTACTTGTATGAGCTAGAAGCAAAATCCTAAGATAAATTAATGTCTAGAAGCTAAACGTCACATAAATTTATCTTTCGAGCTGATCAGACGCACAAGAACCTAATTTTAACACGAAAGTAAAGAATAAATGAACTAATTAAAAGTAGATACAAGTATAAATGCATATTAATTAGAGACAAGAACCTACTTTTAACACAATTAAAAGCACAATTGGAGCAgacacaaaatatttatttgttttgaacaTCTCCAACCGTGTAtgttttcaatttcattttgtttttggttttggtttttctTGTCACTTTTTTcaactatatataaataaataaattttgttttttgacAGTTACAATTTGAACTAAAAAAAACAAGGTTTGACATAATCCAAGTACAATAagtatattcaaataaaagataataataatCAGATAAATTCAATAAACGAGAGTGAGACGTTTAAGCCTACTTAAAAAAAGTTTGATTGAAGAAATTAGTTGAGATTTGGTAACGAATATAGTAA
This region includes:
- the LOC121744133 gene encoding protein BIG GRAIN 1-like A; the protein is MYSREKQEIRKSHRNTPSFSSSLLDEICRSIDDKPEPQTASLSNVEKWIENDRTLFRRRRRPRCDNCPRPIRTGDGEKDRYLFDEYEEQERNIAASTHNLLKSKSKSKSTAMRIYSNLKKMKQPVSPGARLTTFLTSIFNRNKSKRGDRSHPVNTTKSPSKFTAGIQIVNNDLTRATVNYGDALPRATHRRPPLPPNAFQNTNYTFHKSRYEEEESDGDAISESSSDLFELDHSSLFGIRNRLCEELPVYETTFFHQNRRLFR
- the LOC121744145 gene encoding mechanosensitive ion channel protein 10-like isoform X4, with the protein product MKFVVDLVCEILPPTNYFSGFQTMDGNDRARKGTVEISMIGNQNMTGDMIIDVSEDAKPNFSGASPLREPNASALSAQKSPPMSYASPEAVRISASKPPKIPTAEGLTSRRSLSRSVYSKPKARFGDQSVSLDGKMFDESGPEVNVVHSRGGGGGASPNHVKADAGSASVRDRTVPVTPKTPLMNSFRGLDEDEEIYKRVSSRKKLKYRKVKAKVLVEWLIFLFILGCLITSLTVHRFRNMMLWRLCLWKWFALVMIVQVCLWLALVLITWALLFREGVDKSSHATAKILDLITWTIASLLIGLFLWPLKNLLLKILASSFHVNTFFNRIQESIFHQYILFSLSGKPVMEAEQMLGRSSSNVSHFSFRVTKKDKEGREKKEKEVIDINKLHQMKQEKVSAWTMKMLVDVISNSGLATISNTLDESVYNEGNEQTDKEITNEEEAIAAAYHIFRNVAQPGCTYIDEYDMRRFMIKEEVDIVFPMIDVGETGKIDRKALTEWVVKVYEDRRALAHALTDTKTAVKQLNKLITALLMIIIVIIWLLLTGIATTKVLVVMSSQLVVAVFMFGNTCKTIFEAIIFVFVMHPFDVGDRCVIDGVQMIVEEINIFTAVFLKADNEKVYYPNSVLSMKPISNFYRSPDMGDSLEFSIDFKTSMEKIGSLREKIKKYLEKNPQLWHENHNLVVKEIENVNKIKMALFFNRTMNFQNFPEKSRRRTELVLEMKRIFEELHIRYDLLPQDVHLNDSRTPTETSK
- the LOC121744145 gene encoding mechanosensitive ion channel protein 10-like isoform X3; the encoded protein is MKFVVDLVCEILPPTNYFSGFQTMDGNDRARKGTVEISMIGNQNMTGDMIIDVSEDAKPNFSGASPLREPNASALSAQKSPPMSYASPEAVRISASKPPKIPTAEGLTSRRSLSRSVYSKPKARFGDQSVSLDGKMFDESGPEVNVVHSRGGGGGASPNHVKADAGSASVRDRTVPVTPKTPLMNSFRGLDEDEEIYKRVSSRKKLKYRKVKAKVLVEWLIFLFILGCLITSLTVHRFRNMMLWRLCLWKWFALVMKIVQVCLWLALVLITWALLFREGVDKSSHATAKILDLITWTIASLLIGLFLWPLKNLLLKILASSFHVNTFFNRIQESIFHQYILFSLSGKPVMEAEQMLGRSSSNVSHFSFRVTKKDKEGREKKEKEVIDINKLHQMKQEKVSAWTMKMLVDVISNSGLATISNTLDESVYNEGNEQTDKEITNEEEAIAAAYHIFRNVAQPGCTYIDEYDMRRFMIKEEVDIVFPMIDVGETGKIDRKALTEWVVKVYEDRRALAHALTDTKTAVKQLNKLITALLMIIIVIIWLLLTGIATTKVLVVMSSQLVVAVFMFGNTCKTIFEAIIFVFVMHPFDVGDRCVIDGVQMIVEEINIFTAVFLKADNEKVYYPNSVLSMKPISNFYRSPDMGDSLEFSIDFKTSMEKIGSLREKIKKYLEKNPQLWHENHNLVVKEIENVNKIKMALFFNRTMNFQNFPEKSRRRTELVLEMKRIFEELHIRYDLLPQDVHLNDSRTPTETSK
- the LOC121744145 gene encoding mechanosensitive ion channel protein 10-like isoform X2, translating into MKFVVDLVCEILPPTNYFSGFQTMDGNDRARKGTVEISMIGNQNMTGDMIIDVSEDAKPNFSGASPLREPNASALSAQKSPPMSYASPEAVRISASKPPKIPTAEGLTSRRSLSRSVYSKPKARFGDQSVSLDGKMFDESGPEVNVVHSRGGGGGASPNHVKADAGSASVRDRTVPVTPKTPLMNSFRGLDEDEEIYKRVSSRKKLKYRKVKAKVLVEWLIFLFILGCLITSLTVHRFRNMMLWRLCLWKWFALVMVLYFVFGLKKIVQVCLWLALVLITWALLFREGVDKSSHATAKILDLITWTIASLLIGLFLWPLKNLLLKILASSFHVNTFFNRIQESIFHQYILFSLSGKPVMEAEQMLGRSSSNVSHFSFRVTKKDKEGREKKEKEVIDINKLHQMKQEKVSAWTMKMLVDVISNSGLATISNTLDESVYNEGNEQTDKEITNEEEAIAAAYHIFRNVAQPGCTYIDEYDMRRFMIKEEVDIVFPMIDVGETGKIDRKALTEWVVKVYEDRRALAHALTDTKTAVKQLNKLITALLMIIIVIIWLLLTGIATTKVLVVMSSQLVVAVFMFGNTCKTIFEAIIFVFVMHPFDVGDRCVIDGVQMIVEEINIFTAVFLKADNEKVYYPNSVLSMKPISNFYRSPDMGDSLEFSIDFKTSMEKIGSLREKIKKYLEKNPQLWHENHNLVVKEIENVNKIKMALFFNRTMNFQNFPEKSRRRTELVLEMKRIFEELHIRYDLLPQDVHLNDSRTPTETSK
- the LOC121744145 gene encoding mechanosensitive ion channel protein 10-like isoform X1, translating into MKFVVDLVCEILPPTNYFSGFQTMDGNDRARKGTVEISMIGNQNMTGDMIIDVSEDAKPNFSGASPLREPNASALSAQKSPPMSYASPEAVRISASKPPKIPTAEGLTSRRSLSRSVYSKPKARFGDQSVSLDGKMFDESGPEVNVVHSRGGGGGASPNHVKADAGSASVRDRTVPVTPKTPLMNSFRGLDEDEEIYKRVSSRKKLKYRKVKAKVLVEWLIFLFILGCLITSLTVHRFRNMMLWRLCLWKWFALVMVTFSGMLFTEWLMNFVVLLIELNYLLKKVLYFVFGLKKIVQVCLWLALVLITWALLFREGVDKSSHATAKILDLITWTIASLLIGLFLWPLKNLLLKILASSFHVNTFFNRIQESIFHQYILFSLSGKPVMEAEQMLGRSSSNVSHFSFRVTKKDKEGREKKEKEVIDINKLHQMKQEKVSAWTMKMLVDVISNSGLATISNTLDESVYNEGNEQTDKEITNEEEAIAAAYHIFRNVAQPGCTYIDEYDMRRFMIKEEVDIVFPMIDVGETGKIDRKALTEWVVKVYEDRRALAHALTDTKTAVKQLNKLITALLMIIIVIIWLLLTGIATTKVLVVMSSQLVVAVFMFGNTCKTIFEAIIFVFVMHPFDVGDRCVIDGVQMIVEEINIFTAVFLKADNEKVYYPNSVLSMKPISNFYRSPDMGDSLEFSIDFKTSMEKIGSLREKIKKYLEKNPQLWHENHNLVVKEIENVNKIKMALFFNRTMNFQNFPEKSRRRTELVLEMKRIFEELHIRYDLLPQDVHLNDSRTPTETSK